From a single Oxalobacter vibrioformis genomic region:
- a CDS encoding alpha-D-glucose phosphate-specific phosphoglucomutase, with translation MSIQTISTIPVAGQEPGTSGLRKKVTVFQQPHYLENFVQSIFDSLDGLSGQTLVLGGDGRYYNPVAIQTILRMAAANGWGRVLVGQHGILSTPAVSCIIRKYEAYGGIVLSASHNPGGPDGDFGIKYNIRNGGPAPEKITEAIYARSQVITGYCISDAPDVDLSRIGTTEMEGMKIEVIDSVSDYAGLMQSLFDFDAIRSLFSGGFTMRFDAMHAVCGPYATRIIEGELGAPEGTVVNAVPLEDFGGHHPDPNPVNAHELIEIMNGSDAPDFGAATDGDADRNMIVGRHFAVSPSDSLAILAANATRIPGYSKGIAGIARSMPTSTAADHVAAVLKVPCYETPTGWKFFGNLMDAGKISLCGEESYGTSSSHIREKDGLWAILFWLNLIAATGKSVNALAAEHWSRYGRNYYSRHDYEHVDAERANTLITDLRKKLPSLAGMRFGSNVIERADDFSYTDPVDGSVSEKQGIRILFADGSRIIFRLSGTGTVGATLRVYFDRYESDKNMHDLDPQAALADLIGIASETAGILEHTGMKSPTVIT, from the coding sequence ATGTCCATTCAGACGATATCAACAATACCAGTGGCAGGGCAGGAGCCCGGGACATCGGGTTTGCGCAAGAAAGTGACCGTTTTCCAGCAACCCCACTATCTTGAAAATTTTGTCCAGTCCATCTTTGATTCACTTGACGGGCTTTCCGGGCAAACGCTGGTGCTTGGCGGGGATGGGCGTTATTACAATCCTGTTGCCATTCAGACGATTTTACGTATGGCGGCAGCCAATGGATGGGGACGCGTTCTCGTTGGGCAACATGGCATTCTGTCTACCCCGGCAGTGAGTTGCATTATTCGTAAATATGAAGCATACGGCGGTATTGTCCTGTCGGCCAGCCATAATCCTGGCGGACCGGACGGGGATTTCGGCATCAAATACAACATCAGAAACGGCGGCCCTGCGCCGGAAAAAATCACTGAAGCTATCTATGCCCGTTCGCAGGTGATTACCGGGTACTGTATCAGCGATGCGCCCGATGTCGATTTGAGCCGGATCGGTACGACAGAAATGGAGGGGATGAAAATTGAAGTCATCGATTCCGTTTCTGATTATGCCGGGTTGATGCAATCACTTTTTGATTTTGATGCGATCCGTTCGCTTTTCTCAGGCGGATTCACCATGCGCTTTGATGCCATGCATGCTGTATGCGGCCCCTATGCCACCCGGATTATTGAGGGTGAACTTGGTGCGCCGGAAGGAACAGTTGTGAATGCGGTGCCGCTTGAGGATTTTGGCGGCCATCATCCGGATCCTAATCCGGTTAATGCGCATGAACTGATTGAAATCATGAATGGGTCTGATGCCCCGGATTTTGGTGCAGCAACCGATGGTGATGCGGATCGCAACATGATTGTCGGACGCCATTTTGCCGTGAGTCCCTCTGACAGCCTGGCCATTTTGGCGGCCAATGCCACCCGGATACCGGGATACAGCAAGGGAATTGCCGGTATCGCGCGATCCATGCCAACGTCAACGGCTGCCGATCATGTGGCTGCGGTACTGAAGGTTCCCTGTTATGAAACGCCCACCGGCTGGAAGTTTTTTGGCAACCTGATGGATGCCGGCAAAATCAGTTTGTGTGGCGAAGAAAGTTACGGAACCAGTTCGAGCCATATACGGGAAAAAGACGGGCTTTGGGCAATTCTTTTCTGGCTGAACCTGATTGCCGCTACCGGCAAATCAGTCAATGCGCTGGCCGCAGAACACTGGTCGCGTTATGGCCGGAATTACTATTCACGGCATGATTATGAGCACGTGGACGCTGAGCGTGCCAATACGCTCATTACGGACTTGCGGAAAAAACTGCCTTCTCTGGCAGGCATGCGCTTTGGCTCAAACGTGATTGAGCGGGCAGATGATTTCAGCTATACCGATCCGGTGGATGGTTCGGTTTCGGAAAAACAGGGTATACGCATTTTGTTTGCTGATGGTTCACGCATTATCTTCCGTCTCTCGGGTACGGGTACGGTTGGTGCGACATTGCGTGTTTATTTTGACCGGTATGAATCCGACAAGAATATGCATGACCTGGACCCGCAGGCCGCGTTGGCGGATCTGATTGGCATTGCATCAGAAACTGCCGGTATTCTTGAGCACACCGGGATGAAAAGTCCTACTGTGATTACCTGA
- the glgX gene encoding glycogen debranching protein GlgX: MAFSDLGKLEPGSHLPLGAHWDGKGINFALVAPHAESVALCIFDDAGQHEVKRYRLSSREEGIWHGYLPEASPGLVYGYRVAGPYRPEMGHRFNANKLLLDPYARRVIGQFRGEDDFRDDSPADTGAIALKGQVIHEVYDWEGVARPDIPVAEMIIYETHVKGFTRRHPDVPAALQGTYAGMAHPAVLDYLENLGITSVSLLPVQARGDEPRLLKMGLSNYWGYSTIGFFAPESRYWSGRPGTTPVSEFKDMVKALHSRGIEVILDVVYNHTVEGGRDGSMLSFRGIDNAVYYHLPPNNRAEYVDWSGCGNCVNLGHPRVLQLVMDSLRYWVEEMHVDGFRFDLAPILGRDREAYSPTAGFFTAITQDPVLSRVKKIAEPWDLGPNGYQLGYFPPGWMEWNDVYRDTMRAFWLHQWPTLGEFTRRFAGSSDIFRHEGRMPSASVNFITAHDGFTLQDLVSYNHKHNEANGEDNRDGHNKNHSWNCGVEGPATGANVNALRGQYKRAMMATLLFSQGTPMILAGDELGQTQQGNNNAYCQDNEITWLNWQDADTDFMEYVRELIRLRKQYPALGYSRWFEEETVALANSDYTIRWLSSAGGEISGDAWNNKSNYCMGLLIRTNGASRDCLVLMNASAQEVVFRLPGGRWQLEMDSDGEMEKGAHLEFQALLHPRTILLAVPR; the protein is encoded by the coding sequence ATGGCTTTCAGCGATCTGGGCAAACTGGAACCTGGCTCACATCTGCCTTTAGGCGCCCATTGGGATGGAAAAGGCATCAATTTTGCCCTGGTCGCGCCCCATGCGGAGTCGGTTGCACTCTGTATTTTTGATGATGCCGGCCAGCATGAAGTCAAACGCTATCGGCTGTCATCACGGGAAGAAGGCATCTGGCACGGTTATCTGCCGGAGGCTTCGCCTGGTCTTGTCTACGGCTATCGTGTTGCCGGCCCTTACCGGCCGGAAATGGGTCACCGCTTCAATGCAAACAAACTGCTTTTGGACCCCTATGCCAGGCGGGTCATCGGGCAATTCAGGGGGGAAGATGATTTTCGTGATGACAGCCCGGCTGATACGGGTGCCATCGCCCTGAAAGGGCAGGTTATCCATGAGGTGTATGATTGGGAAGGGGTTGCCCGTCCGGATATTCCCGTTGCAGAAATGATTATTTATGAAACCCACGTTAAAGGGTTTACCCGGCGGCATCCGGATGTGCCGGCGGCGTTGCAGGGAACGTATGCCGGGATGGCGCATCCGGCAGTACTGGATTATCTTGAAAATCTGGGCATTACGTCAGTCAGCCTGTTGCCGGTTCAGGCCCGTGGCGATGAGCCGCGCCTGCTGAAAATGGGGCTCTCCAACTATTGGGGATATTCCACGATTGGTTTTTTTGCACCGGAAAGCCGGTACTGGTCCGGCCGGCCGGGGACAACGCCGGTTTCGGAATTCAAGGATATGGTCAAAGCCCTGCACAGCCGGGGGATCGAAGTGATTCTGGATGTGGTTTACAACCATACTGTCGAAGGTGGCCGGGATGGTTCCATGCTGAGTTTTCGCGGGATTGATAATGCGGTTTACTACCATCTGCCGCCCAATAACCGGGCAGAGTATGTTGACTGGTCGGGTTGCGGAAATTGCGTGAATCTGGGGCATCCCAGGGTATTGCAGTTGGTGATGGATTCGCTGAGATATTGGGTTGAGGAAATGCATGTCGACGGATTCCGCTTTGATCTGGCGCCCATCCTGGGCAGGGACAGGGAAGCGTATTCCCCAACTGCCGGTTTTTTCACGGCTATTACGCAGGATCCTGTTCTCTCACGGGTCAAGAAAATTGCCGAACCCTGGGATCTGGGGCCAAACGGTTATCAACTGGGATACTTTCCGCCAGGCTGGATGGAATGGAATGATGTTTACCGCGATACGATGCGGGCATTCTGGCTGCATCAATGGCCAACACTGGGGGAATTCACCAGACGTTTTGCCGGATCAAGCGATATTTTCAGACATGAAGGCCGCATGCCTTCGGCTTCCGTCAATTTTATTACTGCCCATGACGGCTTCACCCTGCAGGATCTGGTCAGCTATAACCACAAACATAATGAAGCAAACGGGGAAGATAACCGGGACGGACATAACAAAAACCACAGTTGGAATTGCGGTGTGGAAGGACCGGCAACCGGGGCCAATGTGAATGCGCTGCGGGGGCAATACAAACGGGCCATGATGGCCACGCTGCTGTTTTCCCAGGGGACCCCCATGATTTTAGCCGGGGATGAGTTGGGGCAAACCCAGCAGGGCAATAATAATGCGTACTGTCAGGATAATGAAATTACCTGGTTGAACTGGCAGGATGCCGACACGGACTTCATGGAATATGTCCGTGAACTGATCCGTTTGCGTAAGCAATATCCTGCGCTGGGGTATTCACGATGGTTTGAGGAAGAAACGGTCGCTCTGGCCAATTCCGATTACACGATCCGCTGGCTGTCGAGTGCCGGAGGTGAAATCTCGGGAGATGCATGGAACAACAAGAGTAATTATTGTATGGGGCTCTTGATTCGCACCAATGGCGCATCACGTGATTGCCTGGTACTGATGAATGCATCAGCACAGGAAGTGGTTTTCCGGTTACCAGGAGGAAGATGGCAACTGGAGATGGATAGTGATGGTGAAATGGAAAAGGGAGCGCACCTGGAGTTTCAGGCGCTCTTGCACCCTCGTACCATACTGCTGGCAGTTCCTCGTTAA
- the glgB gene encoding 1,4-alpha-glucan branching protein GlgB, with protein sequence MPETIMPDSALQALIAGDHRDPFSILGMHREKGRLLVRALIPGAWHVSVIDTASEKVVMDLPRVNNSALFEGYFDDRREPFAYRLRVNWGTHEQDMEDTYRFPNVLGDIDVWLLAEGTHHRPYEKMGAHPREFDGVPGVTFAVWAPHARRVSVVGDFNDWDGRRHMMRYRVECGVWEIFIPHLMPGDLYKYEIKTQSGDILLKADPFAFRAELRPDTASIVHWLPEVYPSREDRKKANALNAPVSIYEVHLGSWRKKDGWRWLTYRELAEELIPYVKDLGFTHIELLPISEHPHDGSWGYQPIGLYAVTSRFGTPDEFRDFVDVAHDNGIGVILDWVPAHFPSDAHGLYRFDGTSLYEHEDPKEGVHQDWGSIIYNYGRSEVSNYLVGNALYWIERYGIDGLRVDAVASMLYRDYSRAPGEWVPNQYGGRENLEAIVFLRKMNEIVGTERKEAVTMAEESTSFPGVSRPVWDGGLGFHYKWNLGWMNDTLSYMSEDSVYRKYHHDKLRFGIMYAWFENFILPLSHDEVVHCKGSLIGKMPGDEWQRFANLRCYYGFMWGFPGKKLLFMGGEIAQYAEWDASGSIEWHLLQYPLHAGVHRLISDLNAVYTRYPALYEQDFEPAGFEWIIHDDVDSSVVSFIRWDANGDFVMVVCNFTPIPRYGYRIGVPRAGWYREIINTDAHIYGGSGIHNGELQTQAVWSNHHDFSLEITVPPLATCMFIRKE encoded by the coding sequence ATGCCAGAAACCATCATGCCGGATTCAGCCTTGCAGGCCCTGATAGCGGGAGATCATCGCGATCCGTTCTCTATCCTGGGCATGCACAGGGAAAAGGGGCGGCTTCTTGTCCGTGCGCTGATTCCCGGGGCATGGCATGTTTCCGTTATCGATACCGCCAGCGAAAAGGTGGTGATGGACCTGCCAAGGGTCAATAACAGTGCCCTGTTTGAAGGGTATTTTGACGATCGCCGTGAACCTTTCGCCTATCGTTTGCGTGTCAACTGGGGGACACATGAGCAGGATATGGAAGACACCTATCGTTTTCCCAACGTCCTGGGTGACATTGATGTCTGGCTGCTGGCAGAGGGAACGCATCACCGCCCTTATGAAAAAATGGGCGCCCATCCCAGGGAATTTGATGGCGTGCCGGGCGTAACGTTTGCCGTATGGGCGCCCCATGCGCGACGGGTATCTGTTGTCGGCGATTTCAATGATTGGGATGGCCGCCGCCACATGATGCGCTACCGGGTGGAGTGTGGTGTCTGGGAAATATTCATCCCCCATCTCATGCCCGGTGACTTGTATAAATATGAGATCAAGACACAGTCGGGAGACATTCTCCTGAAAGCCGATCCCTTTGCCTTTCGTGCAGAGCTTCGTCCGGATACGGCGTCCATTGTTCACTGGCTTCCCGAGGTTTACCCCTCACGGGAGGATCGCAAAAAAGCGAATGCGCTGAATGCGCCGGTGAGTATATATGAGGTGCATCTCGGCTCATGGCGGAAAAAGGATGGCTGGCGCTGGCTGACCTATCGCGAACTGGCAGAGGAACTGATTCCTTACGTGAAAGACCTGGGGTTCACCCATATTGAGCTGTTGCCGATTTCCGAGCATCCGCATGACGGGTCATGGGGATATCAGCCGATTGGCCTTTATGCGGTTACCTCGCGTTTTGGCACACCGGATGAATTCCGGGATTTTGTCGATGTGGCACACGATAACGGCATTGGCGTCATCCTTGACTGGGTGCCTGCGCATTTTCCTTCTGATGCGCATGGTTTATACCGCTTTGATGGCACCAGCCTTTATGAACACGAGGACCCGAAAGAAGGGGTGCACCAGGACTGGGGCAGCATCATCTATAACTATGGACGTTCAGAAGTCAGCAATTACCTGGTGGGCAATGCCCTGTACTGGATAGAGCGGTACGGTATAGATGGCCTGCGGGTTGATGCGGTTGCTTCCATGCTTTACAGGGACTACAGCCGGGCGCCTGGTGAATGGGTTCCCAACCAGTATGGTGGGCGCGAAAATCTCGAAGCCATCGTCTTTTTGCGGAAAATGAATGAAATCGTTGGTACCGAGAGGAAAGAAGCTGTCACGATGGCAGAGGAGTCCACCAGTTTCCCGGGGGTTTCCCGTCCTGTCTGGGATGGTGGCCTGGGTTTTCATTATAAATGGAACCTGGGATGGATGAACGACACGCTGTCGTATATGAGTGAAGATTCTGTCTACCGGAAATATCACCATGACAAGCTGCGCTTCGGCATTATGTATGCCTGGTTTGAGAATTTTATTCTGCCCCTTTCGCATGATGAAGTGGTGCACTGCAAGGGCTCACTGATTGGCAAGATGCCAGGGGATGAATGGCAGCGTTTTGCCAATCTGCGCTGCTATTACGGATTCATGTGGGGCTTTCCCGGGAAAAAACTGCTTTTCATGGGAGGGGAGATTGCACAGTATGCTGAATGGGATGCCAGCGGCAGTATTGAATGGCATCTGCTCCAGTACCCGCTGCATGCCGGTGTCCATCGCCTGATTTCCGATCTGAATGCGGTCTATACCCGTTATCCTGCCCTGTACGAACAGGATTTTGAGCCGGCAGGATTTGAATGGATCATTCATGATGATGTCGATAGTTCGGTGGTGTCTTTCATTCGATGGGATGCCAACGGTGATTTTGTGATGGTGGTGTGCAACTTCACCCCCATTCCCCGTTACGGATACCGGATTGGCGTACCCAGGGCCGGATGGTACCGTGAAATCATCAATACGGATGCCCATATTTATGGTGGAAGCGGCATCCACAATGGGGAGCTTCAGACGCAGGCGGTATGGTCAAATCACCATGATTTCTCATTGGAGATAACCGTGCCGCCACTGGCGACCTGCATGTTCATAAGAAAGGAATGA
- a CDS encoding electron transfer flavoprotein-ubiquinone oxidoreductase has translation MDYDIVIVGAGPAGLAAAIRLKQLAAESERALSVCVLEKGSEPGAHIISGAIMDPKALDELLPGWEKKGAPASVPVSANRFSFLTQGKAFPLPDMLLPHSLKNTGNHVLSLSRLVRWLAEQAEILGVDVFSGFAATEILYSENGSVKGVATGAMGIGRDGRKTSRYQPGVEIFASYTFFAEGARGQLGQQLVSQFSLDKGRDPQGYALSLKEIWQVPPEDHKPGLVIHTAGWPLDHATYGGGFLYHMPGNRVAVGLMVGLAYDNPYLSPYSEFQRLKTHPAIAVFLKEGKCLEYGARALAAGGLQALPEPVFPGGVLVGCCAGFMNGASLKGIHTAIKSGMLAAEAAFEALCAGRKQDVLKAFPRLFRQSWLYEELYRARNFKPWMGKGLLPGSFMFGLDQVVLRGKAPWTLHRHQPDHASLKPAASSRRLSYDQDGVPENAMLSSLYLSGTHHEENQPSHLLLKNEQVPVAVNLAKYAGPESRYCPAAVYEFVTDETGTPHLRINASNCLHCKTCDIKDPTENIIWVAPEGGDGPEYQDM, from the coding sequence ATGGATTACGACATTGTGATTGTCGGTGCCGGCCCTGCCGGCCTGGCGGCTGCCATTCGCCTGAAACAGCTTGCCGCTGAAAGTGAACGGGCGCTGTCTGTCTGTGTACTGGAAAAAGGGTCCGAACCGGGAGCGCATATTATTTCTGGCGCGATCATGGATCCAAAGGCTTTGGATGAGCTGCTGCCGGGCTGGGAAAAAAAGGGCGCGCCCGCGTCCGTTCCTGTCTCTGCGAACCGCTTTTCCTTTCTTACACAGGGGAAGGCTTTTCCGCTTCCGGATATGCTCTTGCCCCATTCGCTGAAAAATACAGGGAACCATGTGCTCTCGCTGTCGCGTTTGGTGCGCTGGCTTGCCGAGCAGGCCGAAATACTGGGGGTGGATGTCTTTTCGGGATTTGCCGCAACAGAAATCCTCTATTCGGAAAATGGCAGTGTTAAAGGCGTGGCGACTGGTGCCATGGGAATCGGGCGGGATGGCAGGAAGACATCACGGTATCAGCCAGGCGTTGAGATTTTTGCATCATATACATTTTTTGCTGAAGGTGCACGCGGACAACTGGGACAGCAGCTCGTTTCGCAGTTTTCCCTGGATAAGGGGCGCGATCCGCAGGGGTATGCCCTCAGCCTGAAAGAAATATGGCAGGTACCTCCCGAAGACCATAAGCCTGGTCTTGTCATTCATACCGCGGGATGGCCGCTTGACCATGCAACATACGGCGGTGGTTTTCTGTATCATATGCCGGGCAATCGGGTTGCGGTCGGCTTGATGGTCGGACTGGCTTATGACAACCCCTATCTTTCGCCTTACAGCGAATTTCAGCGGCTCAAGACCCATCCGGCTATTGCTGTTTTCCTCAAGGAGGGGAAATGCCTGGAATATGGCGCAAGAGCGCTGGCAGCGGGCGGCCTGCAGGCATTGCCGGAACCGGTTTTCCCCGGAGGCGTGTTGGTGGGCTGCTGCGCAGGATTCATGAATGGTGCCAGTCTGAAGGGTATCCATACAGCGATCAAGTCAGGCATGCTCGCCGCTGAAGCCGCTTTTGAAGCGCTGTGTGCCGGACGTAAGCAGGATGTGCTCAAGGCGTTTCCCCGCCTTTTCCGCCAATCCTGGCTGTATGAAGAACTCTACCGCGCCCGGAATTTCAAACCCTGGATGGGCAAAGGATTGCTGCCGGGCAGTTTCATGTTTGGCCTTGATCAGGTTGTCCTGCGTGGAAAGGCACCCTGGACACTTCACCGCCACCAGCCGGATCATGCAAGCCTCAAGCCTGCCGCATCCAGCCGCCGGTTGTCATACGATCAGGATGGTGTACCGGAAAATGCCATGCTGTCGTCACTTTATCTTTCCGGCACCCACCATGAAGAAAATCAGCCATCGCACCTGCTGCTCAAGAATGAGCAGGTGCCGGTTGCGGTTAATCTGGCAAAGTATGCCGGGCCGGAATCACGGTATTGCCCCGCGGCGGTCTATGAATTTGTTACGGACGAGACGGGAACACCTCATCTTCGTATCAATGCGTCCAATTGCCTGCACTGCAAGACCTGCGATATCAAGGACCCGACCGAAAACATCATCTGGGTTGCGCCTGAGGGCGGTGATGGCCCGGAATACCAGGATATGTAG